A section of the Cherax quadricarinatus isolate ZL_2023a chromosome 97, ASM3850222v1, whole genome shotgun sequence genome encodes:
- the LOC128704998 gene encoding V-type proton ATPase catalytic subunit A (The sequence of the model RefSeq protein was modified relative to this genomic sequence to represent the inferred CDS: added 3 bases not found in genome assembly) — translation MAGAMARASKLPRVQDAHGESDLGHVWGVSGPVVTAKQMSGSAMYELVRVGHQELVGEIIRLEGDMATIQVYEETSGVTVGDPVLKTGKPLSVELGPGIMGNIYDGIQRPLQEICDLTQSIYIPKGVSTPALSRTKTWEFIPECSVKVGSHITGGDIYGLVHENSIIDHRIVLPPKARGTVTYLAAPGSYTVDETVLEVEFDGEKHKYGMMQVWPVRQPRPVSEKLHANHPLLTGQRVLDALFPCVLGGTTAIPGAFGCGKTCISQALSKYSNSDVIIYVGCGERGNEMAEVLRDFPELELELHGKKDSIMKRTSLVANTSNMPVAAREASIYTGITLSEYFRDMGLHVSMMADSTSRWAEALREISGRLAEMPADSGYPAYLGARLASFYERAGRVKCLGNPEREGSVTIVGAVSPPGGDFSDPVTSATLGIVQVFWGLDKKLAQRKHFPSVNWLQSYSKYMRALEEYYDAHHPEFVSYRTRIKEILQEEDDLAEIVQLVGKASLSDADKITLEVARIIKDDFLQQNSYTPYDCFCPFYKTVGMMRNIVAFYDMSRQIVNRTAQSDNKVTWQIIRDSMGQILYELSSMKFKDTLKDGEAKVQRDFDELYENIQQAFRNLED, via the exons GCGGGCGCAATGGCTAGGGCATCAAAACTGCCCAGAGTGCAGGATGCCCATGGAGAGAGTGACCTTGGGCATGTGTGGGGAGTCTCTGGTCCAG TGGTGACTGCTAAGCAGATGAGTGGATCTGCTATGTACGAGTTGGTGAGAGTTGGTCACCAAGAACTGGTCGGGGAGATCATCAGGCTGGAGGGAGACATGGCCACTATACAG GTCTATGAGGAGACCTCCGGTGTAACTGTAGGCGATCCAGTGCTGAAAACTGGAAAGCCTTTGTCTGTGGAGTTAGGACCTGGTATTATGGGGAACATTTATGATGGTATCCAGCGTCCCTTGCAAGAAATTTGTGACCTCACACAGTCCATCTACATCCCAAAGGGTGTTTCTACACCTGCCCTCTCCCGCACCAAGACATGGGAGTTCATACCAGAGTGCAGTGTTAAA GTTGGAAGTCACATCACTGGAGGTGATATTTATGGACTGGTGCACGAAAATTCTATCATTGATCATCGAATAGTACTACCTCCAAAAGCTCGAGGAACTGTTACGTACCTTGCTGCTCCTGGCAGCTACACTGTGGATGAGACAGTTTTGGAGGTAGAATTTGATGGAGAGAAGCACAAGTACGGCATGATGCAG GTGTGGCCAGTGCGTCAACCACGCCCAGTGAGTGAGAAACTACATGCCAATCATCCCTTGCTAACAGGCCAGAGGGTTTTGGATGCTCTGTTTCCCTGTGTCCTGGGAGGAACAACAGCTATTCCTGGTGCTTTTGGTTGTGGCAAGACTTGCATCTCTCAGGCTTTGTCCAAATATTCAAACTCTGATGTTATTATTTATGTAGGATGTGGAGAACGAGGAAATGAGATGGCTGAG GTACTGCGAGATTTCCCTGAATTGGAGCTGGAGCTTCATGGCAAGAAGGACTCCATCATGAAGCGCACATCTCTCGTTGCCAACACATCAAACATGCCAGTAGCTGCACGAGAAGCTTCCATCTACACTGGAATTACTCTCTCTGAATACTTCCGTGACATGGGCCTTCACGTTTCCATGATGGCTGACTCGACTTCCCGTTGGGCTGAGGCTCTTCGTGAAATCTCGGGTCGGCTGGCCGAGATGCCTGCCGATTCTGGTTATCCTGCATACTTGGGTGCCCGTCTAGCTTCTTTCTATGAACGTGCTGGTCGAGTCAAGTGTCTTGGCAACCCTGAACGTGAAGGCTCAGTTACCATTGTGGGTGCTGTCTCGCCTCCTGGTGGCGATTTCTCTGATCCTGTTACTTCAGCCACCCTGGGTATTGTTCAAGTGTTTTGGGGTCTTGACAAGAAGTTGGCTCAGCGTAAACATTTCCCCTCAGTCAACTGGCTTCAGTCGTACTCCAAATATATGCGTGCTCTAGAAGAATATTATGATGCACACCATCCTGAATTTGTTTCATACAG gacCAGAATAAAGGAAATCCTTCAGGAGGAAGATGATCTGGCTGAGATTGTGCAGTTGGTTGGTAAGGCTTCTCTCTCTGATGCTGACAAGATCACACTTGAGGTGGCCCGAATTATCAAAGATGACTTCCTCCAACAAAACTCTTACACTCCATATGATTGCTTCTGTCCATTCTACAAGACTGTGGGAATGATGAGGAACATAGTTGCATTTTATGATATGTCACGGCAAATTGTCAATCGTACAGCTCAAAGTGACAATAAG GTAACTTGGCAAATTATTCGTGACTCAATGGGCCAGATATTGTATGAGCTATCTTCCATGAAGTTCAAAGACACACTTAAGGATGGAGAGGCCAAAGTACAGAGAGATTTTGATGAATTATATGAAAACATTCAGCAGGCTTTTAGGAATTTAGAAGATTAA